GAGGGGACATTATGAACTATTTTTGCAGAATAAATAGGATAAAAGAGGGTAACGATTTTGAAAAAAAGCACACTCCTTTTATTGAATGTCCAGACATTGTTAAAAGTGAAGAGTATTTTGAAGTTAAAATTTCTCCTGGAATTCCTCATCCTATGGAAGATAGTCATTTTATTCAATGGATTGAGTTATATATGGGTGATATTTATTTAGCAAGGGTGGATTTTACACAATTTATGAAGCCTGAGGTAAAGTTAATGGTAAAATCTCCTTTAAAAAGACATGAAAAATTTACCTTAAAGGCTTTGATGAGATGTAACTTACATGGAGTGTGGGAATATATAAAAGAGATTAAATTAGAATAATTTCTTTAATTTTTTAACGAATTTAGTCAGGTTAAGTATATGTATCAAAATTATAATAAAATTATAATAGCATAATATCAATCGACAATAAAAAGGTTAAAAAGGTGAAAAAATGGCAAAATATCAATGTATGTGCGGTTGGATTTATGATGAAGATGTGGGGGAACCTTCTCAAAATATACCTCCTGGAACAAAATTTGAAGATTTACCTGATACATTTAGATGTCCACAATGTGGATTAGGAAAAAACGCTTTTAGAAAGATAGAAGAATAGGTGATAAACTATGATAACAACAAATCATCCACTATATGAGGCTTTGAAAGATATTCAAGACTTTAAATTAAGATTAATAGAATACTTCAAAGATAAAGATGTTTTTCCTATAAAAAGTAAAGTAGAATTAGCTGAAGTATTACCTTGTGGTTTATCATTGCCTTGCGGAACTATTGAGGCAGGAGAGTTGGTTAAATTATTAACAGACAACGACTTTCCAATAAAAGATGCAGAAGATTTAGCAATGAAATTAGCAAATAAATGTCTAATTGAAAAGAAAGAATAAGTTGGTGAATATAGGATGATTAAAGAAAATATCTTAAATGCCTTAAATAAACAAATAAATAAAGAATTTTACTCAGCATATCTCTATTTATCCATGTCAGCCTATGCGGAATCTCTTGGTTTAAAAGGATTCGCCCAGTGGTTTAAAGTTCAAAGTCAGGAAGAATTAGACCATGCAATGAAGATATATAGTTATGTTATAGAAAGGGGTGGGAGAGTAAAATTATATGCCATAGAAAAACCAAAAAATGATTGGTCAATTATTGAAGTGTTCGAAGATGGATACAAACATGAACAACTCATGACCGAATCAATAAACAATTTAATGGATTTGGCAGTTTCTGAAAAGGACTACGCAACAGTAAATTTCCTACAATGGTTTGTAAATGAACAAGTTGAAGAAGAGGCATCTTTTTCAGAAATTTTAGATAAATTAAAATTAATTGGTGATGATAAAAGAGGATTATTTATGCTCGATAAAGATCTTGGACAGAGAGTATATACTTCTCCAATAACAGAGAAAATTTAATTCTTTAGGTGAAAATATGACTTGGTGGAAGTGTTCAAATTGTGGTTATGTTTTTGAAGCAGACAAACCCCCAGAAAAATGTCCAAATTGTGGAGCTAAATGTACATTTTATGATGTAACCTGCTACACTCCTGAGTGTGGATTTAAAGGTTACGATCCTAAATTAGTTGCAAGAAATCCAAATGAAGAAAGTAAATTATAAATATTAAAATATTTAGAGGTGAGAAAATATGTGTGAAGGAAAAATGCCAGTTATTGGAGAGAAATTTCCAGAAGTAGAAGTTAAAACTACTCATGGAACTATTAAATTACCAGATTATTATGTAGAAAAAGGTAAATGGTTTGTATTATTTAGCCATCCCGCTGACTTTACCCCAGTTTGTACAACTGAATTCGTTGGGTTCCAAAAGAGATATGATGAATTTAGAAAATTAAATACTGAATTAATTGGTTTAAGTATCGATCAAGTATTTAGCCACTTAAAATGGATTGAGTGGATCAAAGAAAAATTAAATGTAGAAATAGAATTCCCAATTATTGCAGATGACAGAGGAAAATTAGCAGAAAAATTAGGAATGATAAGCCCATACAAAGGAGATAACACAGTTAGAGCAGTTTTTGTCGTAGATAACAAAGGAATTATTAGAGCTATAATTTACTATCCACAAGAAGTTGGTAGAAACTTAGATGAAATCGTAAGGTTAGTCAAAGCATTACAAGTTTCTGACGAAAAAGGAGTAGCAATGCCTGCAAACTGGCCAGAAAATGACATAATTGGAGATAAAGTAATAATTCCACCGGCATCATCATTAGAAGAAATTAAGAAAAGAAAAGAGGCCTGTGAAAAAGGAGAAATTGAATGCTTAGATTGGTGGTTCTGCTATAAAAAGTTAGATTAATCCAAATTTTTTATTTTTAAATTTTATTGAGGCTGATAACCATGGTAGAACTTAAAATTGCCTGTAAATTAGATGGTACTTGTGAAAAACCAAAATATAGAAAATATAAATGTAGAGTTTGTGGTTGGGTATATGATCCATTAAAAGGAGATCCTTCTCAAAACATACCACCAAAGACCCCATTCGAAGAACTTCCAGACGATTGGGTTTGTCCAGTTTGTAGAGGAAAAGTAGGTAAAGAATACTTCGAACCATTAGATGAATGGGTAGAATTCGATTAAAATATTTATTATTTTTGGTGAATTCTTATGAAACAAACTTTAATAAATTTAATAAAGGCATATATTGGAGAGAGTTTAGCAAGGAATAGATATACCTGCTATGCAAAAATTGCAAAAAATGAAGGTTATGAAATTATATCCGATATATTTTTATTAACTGCTGAAAATTTAAAGGCTTCAATTGAAGGAGAACACTATGAATATACAGAAATGTATCCAAAGTTTGCAGAAATCGCAGAAAAAGAGGGATTAAAAGATATTGCTGAAAGATTGAGAGCAATTGCAATAGCAGAAAAGCATCACGAAGAGAGATTTAAAAAATTGTTAAAAGAACTTGAAAACGGAACATTATATAAGAAAAATGAAAATATAGAATGGGTTTGTAAAAAATGCGGCTATGTTCATGTAGGAAATGAACCACCAGAAGAATGTCCTTCATGTTCTCATCCAAGAAAATACTTTATGGTTAAATGCGAAAAATATTAAAGTGGGGGATGAAGATGAAAGTAGCTTTCTTAATTTTCTCATATTTACATAAAAACAGTCCAAACATTCCAGTAATGTTTCATACATTGTTATTTGCAAATGAGTTAAAAGAAAAAGGAGATGTAGTGAAGATTATATTAGAAGGAGAAGGGGTCTTATGGGCAAAGGATTTGTTAAGTGAGAACCATCCATTGAAAAATCACTTTGAAAAATTAAAAGATGACTTTGTAGTTTGTGAAGCATGTGCAAGTATGTTTAACATTAAAAATGAAATTGAAGGAAAATTAAAGTTAGAAAATGATCTATTTGGACATATAAGTTTAAAGAAATATTTAGATGAAGGTTATCAAATCATTGAACTTTAAAAAGTGATTATTATGGTATTAGAAATTAAAAAAGATATATTTTGGGTTGGAGTAATTGATTGGGAAGTTAGAGATTTTCATGGATATATAACGCAGGATGGTTCTACATATAATTCATATCTAATAAAAGATAATAAAAATGTTTTAATAGATACTGCAAAAAGTTATATGTTTGATGAACTAATTGAAGGAATTAACAAAGTCATTAATCCTAAGGAAATTGACTATGTCGTTGTAAATCATGTGGAACCTGACCATAGCGGTTGTGTAGATAAGATTGTTAAACTCAGTGGAGCAACAGTAATTACGAATGAGAAAGGAAAGGAGCATTTATCTTTATATTATGATACAGAAGGATGGGACTTTATTATTGTAGATACCGGAGATGAAATAAATATTGGAAACAGAACCTTAAAGTTTATAAAAACTCCAATGCTCCACTGGCCAGACAATATGCTAACATACTGTGTAGAAGATAAAATTTTATTCTCTAATGATGCATTTGGGCAACATATTGCAACATCTGAAAGATTTGATTATGAAGTTGGAGACATAATTTTTGAATATGCAAAAGAGTACTTTGCAAATATATTAATGCCTTATAAAATGTTAATTCCTAATGCAATAAACTCCTTAAAAGATTTGGATATAGAACTTATCTGTCCTTCTCATGGAGTTATATGGAAAGAGATGAAAGATAAGATTATAAAAAAATATATTGATTGGGCAAGTGATAAAGTAGAAAATAAGGCTGTTATTGTTTATGACACAATGTATAATTCCACAAAGATGATGGCACATGCAATAGCCAACGGTTTGATGGAAAGGGGTGTAATTGTAAAAGTATATAGAATCTCAGAAACTCCTATGAATACAATTATCAGAGAGATGGTTGACGCTAAATATATACTCATTGGCTCTCCAACTCTAAATCAAAATATCCTGCCAAACATTGCTAAATTTTTAGCATATATGGAGGGATTAAGAATCACAAATAAAATAGGAGTTGCATTTGGTTCTTATGGATGGATGGAGATGGCTACTGAAAAAATAAAAGATGTTTTCAAAAAATTAAATTACAAGATAGTTGAGGATGATTGTTTAAAAGTAAGATTTGCTCCAAAAAAAGAAGATTTAAAGAAATGCTATGAATTTGGTAAAAAATTGGCAGAAGAAGATTTATAATATTTAAAATTAATCTTTTTTTATTTTTTTTATTAAATTGTGGTGAGAGTATGAAGGTTTTTGGAATCAGTGGAAGTCCAAGATTACAAGGAACTCATTTTGCAGTAAATTATGCCCTACAATATTTAAAAGATAAGGGGATAGATGTTAGATACTTCTCTGTTCATAAAAAGAAAATAAATTTTTGCATTCATTGTGACTATTGTATAAAAAAGAAAGAGGGATGTATTCATAAGGATGATATGGAAGAGGTTTATAAAAATCTTATCTGGGCTGATGGAGTTATAATAGGAACTCCTGTTTATCAAGGAAATGTCACTGGACAGTTAAAGACACTAATGGATAGATGTAGAGCAATTTTAGCTAAAAACCCTAAGATACTGAGAGGGAAAATTGGAATGGGAATTGCTATTGGTGGAGATAGAAACGGAGGGCAAGAGATTGCTTTAAGAACAATACACGACTTTTTTATAATAAATGAGATGATTCCAGTTGGGGGAGGCTCTTTTGGTGCAAACTTAGGAGCTACATTTTGGTCTAAGGACAAAGGAAAAAAAGGAATTGAAGAAGATGAGGAAGGATTGAGAGTTTTAAGAAAAACACTTAATAGGTTTTATGATGTTTTAAAGGAAAAAGTAGAAGGATAAAAGGGGGTAATAATGTTAAGAATTGCTTGGGGAATTACTGGATGTGGAGATAAACTTCCAGAAGTTGTTGAAATAATGAGAAAATTAAAAAATAAATATAATTTGGATATAGATGTTTATTTATCAAAAAATGCAAAAATTGTTGTAAAATGGTATAAACTTTGGCAAGTTTTAGAGGATGAATTCTATGATTTAAGAGTTGAAGTCAATGCTAATGCTCCATTTTTAGTTGGAAAATTACAAACTGGAAAATACGATTTATTTTTAGTAGCTCCTGCAACAGCAAACACAACTGCAAAAATTGCCTATGGAATTGCAGACACTTTAATAACTAACTCAGTGGCACAAGCAATGAAGGCAAGAGTTCCTGTCTATATATATCCACCAGACAATAAAAAAGGGGAAATAGAGACAATACTCCCGGGAAATAAAAAATTAACATTATACATAAGAGATGTAGATGTTGAAAATGTTGAAAGAATTAAAAGAATGGAAGGAATTGAAGTTCTATATAAGCCAGAGGATATAGAGAAGGTTATTTTAAAGCACATAGAAATGAAAAAACAGAACAAAAAAGAAGGATAAATTTTAATATTTTTATTAATCTAAATTTACTGCTTTAATGTGAATATCGTTTTTATCAAAAATTTTAATGACTATTTTCGAACCGTTAACGATATTTATTCGTTATTATATTACAGGTTATCGTAAATTTAGTTAAAAATATCGTTGGTGATATTTATGAAAAATTGCATTACTGCTATACCAGAAATTAAGAAGATGGTTGAAAAGGCAAAGCTAAAAGGTATAGAAACTCCACACACAAGGTTCCCAAATCAATTCCCAAAATGTCCTTATGGATTAAAGGGAGTTTACTGTATATTATGTGCTAATGGTCCTTGTAGAATAACTGAAAAAACTCCTTATGGGGTTTGTGGAGCAACAGCAGATGTCATTGTAGCAAGAAACCTATGTAGAGCAGTCGCCGCTGGAACTTCTTGTTATGTCCACTGTGCTGAAAATGCCGCAAGAGCATTATTATCTGCTGGAAAAGGAGAAGGTTCTTATGAAATAAGAAATGAGAAAAAATTAAGATTTTTAGCAAAAAAACTTGGCTTTGATGCAAATAAAGATGCTAAGATGTTGGCAGTTGAAATTGCAGAGTTCATATTAGAGGATATGTATAAACCAAGATGGGAAAAGAGTGAATTAGTCCCTAAATTATGTCCAGAAAAGAGATTAGAAGTATTTAAAAAGTTAGATATCCTTCCAGGAGGAGCAAAAGGAGAGATTGTTGATGCATTAACAAAGACTTCAACAAACTTAAACAGCAATCCAATGGATTTATTGGTTCATTGCCTTAGATTAGGATTGCACGCAGGATTTACAGGGCTTTTAATGACATGTTGGTTAAATGACATATTATTTGAATCTCCAAAAATCACAGTTGTAGAAAATGGTTTCAGTTCAGTCAAACCAAACAATGTAAATATTATGATAACAGGGCATCAGCATGCATTAATTCAGCCATTATGTGAGGCGGCAATGGATGAGGAATTAATAAAAATGGCAAAAGAAGCTGGAGCTGATAGTATAAAAATTATTGGGGCAACATGTAACGGGCAAGATATGGAGACAAGAATAGCCCATTTACCAGAGAGTTTTGTTGGTTATATAGCAAATAACTTCACAACTGAGCCATTGGTTGCTACTGGATTAATTGATGCTGTTGTTTCAGAATTCAACTGTACATTCCACGGCTTAAAGTTTGTTGCTGAAAAAACCAAAACAAAATTAATCTGTATTGATGATATGGCATACATTGAAGGAGCTGAATACATCCCATGGGAGCCAGAAAATGCCTATGAAAAGGCAAAAGAAATCATTAAAAAGGCAATTGAAGCATTTAAAGAAAGAAAGAATATACAGAAGGATTACTACGATGAAAAAGTTAAATCAGTCGTTGGTGTTGGAGAAGAATCATTAATTGAATTTTTAGGAGGTAGTGTAAAGCCATTAATTGACTTAATTGCTAATGGAAAGATTAAAGGAGTTGTTGGAGTTGTTGGATGCTCTAACATAGCAAGTGGAGGACATGACAATATAATTGTAACATTAACAAAAGAACTCATCAAGAGAGATATCTTAGTCTTAGCAGGTGGTTGTGTAAATAGCCCATTGAAACACGCTGGCTTATTTGACCCAAAAAGTGCTGAATTGGCAGGAGAAAGTTTAAAAGAAGTTTGTAAATCATTAGGAATTCCTCCTGTCTTAAACTTTGGAGCATGTTTGAGTATTGCAAGAATTGAGCAAGTTGCTGTTGCAATTGCCGAAGAGTTAGGAGTTGATATTCCAGATTTACCAGTTGCTGCATCAGCACCTCAGTGGTTAGAAGAACAGGCATTAGCAGATGCAACCTATGCAGTTGATATGGGCTTTACTGTCCATGTTTCACCAGTTCCATTCGTAACTGGTAGTGAACTGGTAACAAAAGTATTAACCAGCGATGTTGAGAGCTTAACAGGTGGAAGATTAATTCCAGAGCCAAACCCATACAAAGCCGCTGAGATATTAGAAAGTGTGATTATGGAGAAAAGGAAAAAACTCGGAATTTAATCTTTAATATTTTCTTTCTATTTAATAAATCTATGGGTGGAATTATGAAAATAAGGGGATTTGAAACTTCAATGATGGGAAGAGATATAGATTTTATTGTCCCAAGTATGACAAGGTTATGTTATTTAAATGAAATATCTCATGCCTTGGCAGGAGTTACTGCTGTTGAGAAGGCATATAATATAACTGTTCCTAATGAAGGTTTATATTTGAGAGAAATAGCAAGATTGGGAGAAATTATTGAAGTTGATGCTATAAAATTGAGAGAATTTACAAATACTAAGGAATTGGAAGATATTGGAAATGAAATAAAGTCAATCTTAGGAAAAAAAGGTAAATATTTGACAGTTGGAGGAGTTTTACAAAACATAAGTGATAAAAGAAAAGAAAAATTGTTAAATTTGGTAAATAAAGGTTTAAATTTAGTAAATAAGGAATTTATAAATTTAGTAGAAGAAAGAAAGAAAAAAATCTCTCTCCCAGATGTTGAATTAATATATGCCTATAACTTTGACATAAATAAGGTAGAAACTAATGGATATCCAAAAACAGCCTTCTATGATGGTAAAGTTGTTTATAGTGGAGCATTATCAAGAATGTATAACAAAGGATTAATAAAATCAAAAAATCTTTGGGATGTTCTCTCTGCAAGAGTTATTGAAATAGAACACTCTTTAATGGAAATTAAAAACCTATTAAACAAATTAAAATTAACTTATCCATATATGGAGCCGATTATAAAGGATGGTAAGGCTGTTGGAGAGGCAGTTATAGAAGGAGGAGAGGGAATTGTTTATCATAGAGTTGAGTTAATTGGTAGGGAAATTTTAGATTACACAATATTAACGAGTGAGAATTTCAACAAAGCTGTATTAGACAGTGTAGATAACGATGAAGGTAAAAGGATAATCCAACTCTGTGAAAGATGCTATTACTTATAAAATTTATTTAAGGTGATTTTATGGTAGGTTGTGGGTATTGTGGAAAAATTATCAAAAGTATTGAAAAAAAATATTATAATAAATTAAAAGAAAAAAAGATTGCATTAGTTGGAGGGGCTGTTAATTTAGATGATGAGGAAGAGGTTAAAAAAATAAAAGAAATTAGAAAAAATTCGGATATATTAATAGTTGTTGGAAGTTGTGCTGTAAGTGGTGGCTTCCAAAGAATGCTAATTGGCTTAGAAAATGGATTTCCTCAGAGATTTGTAAGAATTGGGGATGTTGTTAAAGTAGATTACGCAATAATAGGATGTCCTCCAGATGAAGAAGAGGTTGAAAAGGTAGTTAAAGCAGTTTTAAACAAAGATAAAGAAATTGTTGATTCATATTTAATACTAAAACCTTATGAAATAATTGCTGGAAGGCCAATTATTGACGCATATATGAAAGTTAATGAGGTTTTACTAACCTCAAATAAAGAACTATGTTTAGGATGTGACGATGCTCCAATAAATTACGAATTCTGCACTGGCTGTGGAACATGCGTTGCTAAATGTCCTGCAAACGCTTTAACAATTGATGAAAAACCAAAAGTCAATATAAGTAAGTGCATTAAGTGTGGAACTTGTTTCTTCAACTGTATAAGAGTAAAAGAGGCTCTACCGAGCGAAGCGAGGTAGTGCATTATTCCAATAGGGCAAAGCCCCATGGGTGTTAGAATTTGCTTCTTCAACTGTATAAGAGTAAGAGGTGAGGTATAATGAAATATCTCTCAGCAAAATCAAAGCTAAATATTGATGCCCAAGATGGTGGATTTACTACAACATTTTTATGTTATTGCTTAGAAAGTGAAATATTAGATGCAGTTGTAGTAGTTAAAGATAAAAATTGGAAGCCCTTCCCTTATATAGCAACAAATACAGTTGAATTGTTAAAATCTCCAAAGAGTAAATACTCTATCTCACCAAACAACAAATTGTTAGAATATGCTACTGAAAATTATGATAAAGTAGGTTTAGTAGGATTACCTTGTCATATATTGGGAGGCTTGCAGTATAGCTTAGAATTAAAAGTAGGATTATTCTGCACTAAAAACTTTTCCTATGATGTGTTAAAAAATATTATAAAAGAAAAATTTAATATTAGTATAGATGAAGTCATTAAAATGAACATATCAAAAGGTAAGTTTATCATTGAAACTTTAAAAAGGAATAATTTAATATATTCAGAAAAAGTTATTTATGAGATTCCTATAAAAGAGATTGAAAAATTATGTAACTTAGGTTGTAGATTATGTACAGATTTTTCAGCAAAATATGCTGATGTATCTGTTGGAAGTGTAGGAAGTAAAGAGGGATGGAACACTGTAATTATAAGAAACAAAAAAGTTGAAAATATAATATATGAAATGATTGAGAGAGACTTAATTGAAGTTAATGAAACAGTTGATATAAATATGGTTAAAAAATTAGAAAACATCAAAATGAAAAATGAAGAGTTAAATAAATGCTCAGCATACTTTGCTGTATGCCCATCTTTCTTTTAAATAATTTTTATTTTGGATATATTTAATTATATGAATATACAATTATAGTATAAATTTTATAAAAACAGTAATTAATATAATTAATCTTAAAAAAATTAAGATTCGTGAAACAATGGCTAATGTTGAAAGAATTAGTATCTCATTTCCAAAGTATCTTTTAAAAGAGATTGACAAGATTGTTAAAGATAAGGGATATTCAAGTAGAAGTGAATTAATAAGAGACTCTATAAGAAAGTATATTTTAGAAAATGACTTAGATAAAGATGGGCAAATCAGTGGAATTATTATAGTTGTATATACTCCAACAAAAAAGTCAATGGAAAAAATGAGTAAGTTATATTTTGAATATAATGAAATAGTTAAAACAATAAATCAATCATATATAACAACATCCTGTGGAAAAAATATGAAAGTAGAAATTTTTGTTGTTGAAGGAAATGCAGAAAAAATTTATGAATTTTATGATCAAATATCAAAGATTGACAAAAAAATTTACGATAAAATTGTAATATTTTAGATTTATTTTTATTACTTTATGCGATTCTATTTTAAATTTCTTCATAATAATTATGCTAAAAATTATGTTAAGTTAAATACTAGTTATGTCTCTTATAAAATTTAAAATTATCAAAAATCTTTTTATATAAATTAAATTAAAATATAATCAGACGTGAAAATAAATAAAAAAGAAATGGTGAAATTTATGGAATTTACTCCAAGACCTACAAAGATGTTCTGTTTCCAATGCCAAGAGGCTGCAAGAAATGAGGGATGTACAGTTGTGGGAGTTTGTGGAAAGAAAGATAATGTAGCAAACCTTCAAGATTTGTTAATTTATACTATAAAAGGTTTATGCTATGTATGTAACAAATCTAACTACTTAGATGATGAAGTTATGGAATATATTCCAAAAGCGTTATTTGTAACAATAACAAATGTCAATTTTGACGATAGGGATGTTATTGATTATATAAAGAAAGGAGTAGAGTTGAGAGAAAAAATCATTGAAAAATCTAATTTAAATAAAGAAGAACTTCCTCACTGTGCTACTTGGACATATAATGATGATAATGACATAATAAAATTATCAAATACAAAGGAAGTTAGTGTTTTAGCAGAAGATAATGAGGATATAAGGTCTTTAAAAGAACTCATAACCTATGGAATTAAAGGAATTGGGGCTTATTTAAGCCATGCAATGCATCTCGGTTATAACAATGAAGAAATCCACAAATTTATAATTAAAGCATTGGCTAAACTCATTGAATGCAATGATGTAGATGAACTCTTCAATTTAGCAATGGAAACTGGAAAGTATGCAGTAGATACATTGGCATTATTAGATAAGGCACATACTGAAACCTATGGACATCCAGAAATAACAGAGGTTAATTTAGGAGTTAGAGACAGACCAGGAATATTAATTAGTGGGCATGATTTAAAAGATTTAGAGCAGTTATTAGAGCAAACTAAAAATACAGGGGTAGATGTCTATACACACTGTGAGATGTTACCAGCTCATTACTATCCATTCTTTAAGAAATACGACCACTTCGTTGGAAACTATGGAGGTTCATGGCCACACCAAACAGAAGAATTTGAGAAATTTAACGGCCCAATAGTCATGACAACAAACTGTTTAGTTCCTCCAAAAGATTCCTACAAAGACAGAGTTTATGTAACTAATGAAGTTGGCTATCCAGGATTGAAGAAAATCCCAATAAAAGAAGATGGCACTAAAGATTTCTCAGAAGTTATTGAACATGCTAAGAAATGTAAGCCACCAACACCACTCGAAAATGGTAAGATAGTTGGAGGATTTGCACACAATCAAGTGTTGGCATTGGCAGATAAAATAGTTGAGGCAGTTAAAAGCGGAAAGATTAGAAAGTTTGTTGTAATGGCTGGATGTGATGGAAGGCATAAAACAAGAGAATATTATACAGAATTTGCTAAGAAATTACCAAAAGATACAGTAATATTAACATGTGGATGTGCAAAATATAGATTTATTAAGTTAGACTTAGGAGACATTGATGGAATTCCAAGAGTATTAGATGCTGGGCAATGTAATGATAGTTACTCATTAGCAGTAATTGCTCTTAAATTAAAAGAAGTCCTTGGATTAAATGACATAAATGAACTCCCAATAGCCTATAATATCTCATGGTATGAGCAAAAGGCCGTTGCAGTATTATTGGCATTACTATACTTAGGAGTTAAAAATATTGTTTTAGGGCCTACATTACCTGCCTTTTTATCACCAAATGTAGCGAAAGTATTAGTTGAGAAGTTTGGAATTTCAACAATCTCAACTGTTGACGAAGATATTAAGAGATTAGTTGGATAAATTTTTAACATTTTTAAAATTTTGAGGAGGTATATTATGATAGAAAAGGTTTATGAATTTAAAAAGGATGCTACAACAAAGGTTGTTGAAAAAATTGTCAATGCCGAGCATGTTCAAATCAATCACATAGTTCTACCAAAAGGAGATCAAATGCCCAAACATTACTCAAACTCATACGTGCATTTAATAATTATTAAAGGAGAAATGACCTTAACCTTAGAGGACCAAGAACCGCACAACTATAAAGAAGGAACTATTGTTTATATCCCATACAATGTAAAGATGCTCATTCAAAATTTAAACTCTGATATATTAGAGTTCTTTGTTATAAAAGCACCACACCCAAAGAAATTAAATGCCCCAGAGGAACCTATAAAGTGTGAATAATTTTTCTCTCTCTTTTAAATAATTATTATTTCTATAAAAGGTGGGAATGTGGAATTAAAAGAATTAATGGAGAAAATAATTTCAAATAAAATAAAACTCTTCTTAATGTGTAAATTTAAATCAATAGAATAATATAAGAATGAATTATATGAAAATATTGCAGTTAGCCAAATGAAAGATGTTGAGACACTTTATGAAAAATACCTTATGTATATTGGAGAAAAACCAAATATAAAAGTTGAACTAAATAAAAATATTGATATAAAAGAGATTTTAAAAGAAATCATTGATTTGGAGAAAAAACTTATAAATGAATGTGGAATGACCTTTGGAATTAGACAGACTACAATACACTGCCTTACAAAGGATGAAAGATTTTATTTTTATTTAATTAAATAGGGTGAAATTATGATGATTGATGCTCACACCCATTTAGATGTTAGGAGTTTTGAGGATTTGGAGAAAATGGCATTATGTGGAATTGAAACAATTATAACCTGTGCCCATGACCCATACAAAA
This genomic stretch from Methanocaldococcus sp. harbors:
- a CDS encoding cupin domain-containing protein; the protein is MIEKVYEFKKDATTKVVEKIVNAEHVQINHIVLPKGDQMPKHYSNSYVHLIIIKGEMTLTLEDQEPHNYKEGTIVYIPYNVKMLIQNLNSDILEFFVIKAPHPKKLNAPEEPIKCE